The sequence TCAATGTTTTGAAATTGGAAGAGTTTCTGATGTATTCAGAAGTCGAGGTGTAAATGACTACATGGATGCTTACCGATCATATCACCCTGCTCATGGACCATCATTCCCAAGTCCTTAAATATTTCATTTATATCTGTAATATCAGACTGAAAAAAAGTAAAACCATGCATTGAATACACAGACAACATAACAGATTAAATAAACTGGATAGAAATCCATTACGTAAGTGTGATTTGCAGGATAGCATAAGGTGTGCTTACTGTATACATTTATTGAAAGGCAACCAATGTCATTTGGAGGAACAATAGACCTCATACAAAAATCTTAATTCAACCCTGAATCTTGCACATAATCGAGTTTGATGACCGCTCACATGGTTCGGGTTTATGAGTAACAATATGCGAGTGCTGTCACCTCTAGCTGTCTGATGGaagtctctctctcctggatgagctgcaggTCTTCCTCAGTGATGGCCACCTCCTGGGACTGAGACTGGACCTGGGCCTGCCCCCCACTGCAAAGTCAGACATGGGAAACACGGTCAACCACCCCAAAGCAAACACTCACCTCCCACTCTGTCAGGCTGGGCCAGAGAGATGGGCCTGAAAAGACTGACATGATAACACTAAAGTAGATTGTTCGATAAACAAGCAGACCAGTAGCAGTCAGAGAATAGTAAACTGTGGGATTTGTATGTGAACATTCATTTGATGGTTAAAACCCCTGTAGGTCTAAGCCCTTACATCACAATATCTAcaaagctaacatatggaattgttttaagatggtcataaaaAGTCAAATTTAaccatttgatttggaattttaagacccctgtaagtataaaaaataaatatatatatacaaatatttgatgaaacattgaatttggcctcaacgcattgaataacacattcagaaATGGAAAAACAGGCAGATAAAAAATAAACCATAAAGGACAAGGTTTTGAAgcgtctgtcctatatctgagagagagataagaaaatgtattttaccCCCTATTCACTTTTTGCAATTTGTACAGCCACCTTCAGATGACTCCCGTAGACCAGATGAACAGAACCTGTGTTCGTGAGTGTCTCCCCTTTCGTTTATTGGTGACATATTAGTTTGTATCCAACAGTTCAGTCTGGATGGTCAGTTTTGTGAGAAGACCTCTTCGAAGTCAGGATGTCCGCGACAGAAAATTCAGACAACTGCCGTAAAACATATAGGATgtcgtagagcaaaacaaccaacgCTGCCGCGATCGTGAGTCTACCTTTGCGATAGTGGTGACATTGCGGGGCGTTCGAGAGAACTGGAATTCCATGTTCGATGACCGTTACAAAAGATTATTCCCAGTCAGACCTAGTTTTTCAGACctagagttcccagttgtcttgaacgcactgaagtcagatTTCCGAGTTACCTGTTGTTTTGAAAGCGGCATTAGTTTGTAGCTCACATGGTTCGTGTTTTACAGCCAATTTCATGACGATTTTCTTGTATGGATCCTCTCATGTGTAGAAAAAGGCAGCTTTCACAAGCCCCGTGTCATGGTATAGGCGAAAACGTCAATGGCAGAAAGAGGGGATTGAGCTGCAGGCTCTACAAGGAATGGTAAGTCTCTAGCATAGCGGAGCTTCAAATTGACTTTAGGGGGTACAGAGGAGAAATTCATAGTAGAACATAAGGTTGACCCTATATAGTCACAAAACAGGACATTCAAAATAGAGCTAAATCCTAATAGACCAAATAAATATTATCTCCACTGTTGTGGTGTTGAGAAAAGAAGATGTTTACATCCTTCACAACTGTAGGCAACAATAATTGAATCAGGATTACAAACTCTGGATAAATCCACAAAATAGTGTGTCTACAGTTATTTCTTCCTCTGTAGTCAGGATGCAGTTTTATGTGGGGACAAACATTGGGTTGTATATTTAGACAGCTTGCACAGTATGTTTAGTGCAGCATGTCTGTGCACTATTGCACTCAAAAGAACTAGACCACTGAAATGTTGAACTCTGACCTTTCAAAGGGGTTTCCATTTCCTCCAAAGCTGTCGTCAGGAAAACCACCCTGAGGGGGGACAGAACAGTGAGCCTGATGCACTCGCATTTCAGGTGCGATTTGATTTGTTTGTGTAAAGCATTGACTACTAACCGACACTCTGGACTCGGCACGGACTCTGGCAACAAACTCCTTCTCTTTCTGAGCAGCCTGCCTCTGTGCCTTTTGGAAATTGGCCAGTGCATTGGAGAAGTCGTTGATAAGGCGATCTTTCTGGATCTTTCTCTGGCGCTAGAAGAGGTAAACAAATGAGCAAacatcacatactgtacagtgtacATGATACTGTGTCATAGCACTCTTCAATTTCAACTGATCGACAACTATTCTTAGGATTTCTGTCTCAGGCCACCACACCCTACTTAAGATGCCATTTCACTTCTGCTTATTAAAACATTTATATTAATTTTGTTAGCAAGAAATACAACTAGAATGCATTTGCATTTAAACCAATAATTTTCTTTCCATTGTCTaaatttgggctcccgagtggctcagcggtctaaggcactgcaactcagtgctagaggcactgagctgtgttttatatgttttaataagCAGAAGTGAAATACTAACATCTTATGTAAAGTACGGTGTGGTGGCCTGAGACGGAAGTCCTAACAATAGTTGTCAATCGGTTGAAATTGAAGAGTGCTAAGACACAGTATCATgtacactgtacagtatgtgatgtttgctctgtatcacaaccgggagtcccatagggcggcgcacaattggcccagtgtcgtccgggtttggccggtgtaggccgtcattgtaaataagaatgtgttcttaactgacttgcctagttaaataaagattaaataaaaaaacatctaaGACCGTATTGAAAAACAGAAATTGTGGATGTTTGTAAGAATTTAATTATTCCTGCCTGTGCATGCGTTCCAGCCATTCCTTATGAACTTCACAAGGCGGCACTCATTTCTTTCTTtaccacacacaagcacacatttcTTCAACATTGTGGGATATCTGCTGTCAGGAAAAATGTTCATGCTGTGTGCCTTGGGCCTTCCTTGAACAAGAACCCCCACAACTACAAAAACAGGAAATAAAGGCCCAATGTGCTTAAGAATAGCGCACCAGGGGTACCTTACAGTTAGTTTCCTGTTATAGTTCATTACACAATATAATGAAAAACTGTTCATTATTTAAATAATTGCATTTTGAGAAGAAATTCTTATCTAATGTATTATCTCCAATGTGTCATATAAGTAAAACTTTAAGTATGCCGGGTAAATTGAATGGACAGGTggctaaaataaaagattaaataacagcatgtacatttattttatattgcAGGGTTTACATGCTTGCCTGTAGATGGCGACATGTGCTGTTTAATGACATGCATTCTTAAAAAGGTGAACAGAGGACACTATAGCAATTTTTTTGTGTTAAGAGACTCAAGGAAAAGGTAATCCAGGGACCATCTTGGACAGCACAGGCCCGCTCAGCTAACATGTGACCAATGAGCACCGAGGTGCTGTTCACATATTAATGTATGAGTAACATTCTGTCTGCATTACACTACACGTTCCATGCAGTGCACACAATTCCTATACATTTTGTTGCTTGTTGTAAATTAAGTTGAAGCTACCGTACAAAAAAAAAGTTGATTACCTGTTCAGTTGTGACAGGCAAAGAGCCAAATTCCTTCACACATCGGTCTGTCTCTTTGGCAAGGTGGTTGACATTTTGCTGTTTCTGCTGGCTACATTTGAAAAGTCAAAAGCGTCATTTAGATAACATTCCACAGAAATACACATAGCAGCATGTAATAACTTTAAAAGCTACACACTGCAAGAGCCCTCTTCTGATTAGAACAGAACTCACAGCTGCTGTCTGAGCTCAGTTGTGTCTTGTGGGGTTCCCAACTGATTCACAATTCTCTGAATTTCAGATGCTGGTAGAAACAGGGCACAAATAGTGACAAAACAATAACAGTACGTGTATTCATTCAATAGGTAAAAGGTATATTAATACTTCTGAGTCAATCCCCAGGCCTCATATGAGAAGTATAGTATCCTACAGTCCTACTAAACTCAGAGGATATGACAAAACTTGTGTACTGATTTACATGTGTGCACAGCTTGTCCATATGTCTCACTTACTTTGTTGTGTTATCTTCTGGATGTTGGAGATTATCGTCTGAGTAAGCACATTTGGGTCCTGCACTTTTCCGTACTGGTAGGCCATGGTTGACGCATTGGGAGTCTCCCGAAGACCTTGAAATATAAAATGTTACAAGTATTGTTGTAGGTCAGTGACTCACACAGCTTTAGTTCATTCCACCTGCTTTAGGCATTATGTACACTCATTCCCCTAGACATACTGTAGCGCGTCACCAAAGTGGTAAAAATCCCATTTGCTTGTATAAAATGGTTTTAAAATGAATAAACCTACATATTGTATTCATGAATATTGAACATACTAATAATAGGCTGTCGGTAAGAGTAAGAAATGAATGTACACAGGGTACATTCTGCATGAATCAGCCTTCCACTCAGATTAGATAGGCCTTCAAAGAGGCTAGGCATAGATGTCAGCTCAAAGTCAAATTTTGATTTAGcctacatttggttgagttgtcaactaacatgaattcaaaGTGAACGCAACtaaaaaatgtcaccatgtcactgGATTTAGATAAAACGTTTGGGTGAAAAGACAAAATGCCCTTACATTGATGACTTTTAAAAAAATCCAATGTTTTCCCCGTTGATTCAACATCACACAGATGTTTGGGgataaatgatgtggaaacaatgaTTCAACacgtttttgcccagtgggaggcCATCTACAGGACAAGCTAATATGCTGACCACGCCGCCTGCATtgtgttgaaaaataaatgtacacatacatgttattcaatcatttcatcca is a genomic window of Oncorhynchus kisutch isolate 150728-3 linkage group LG21, Okis_V2, whole genome shotgun sequence containing:
- the stx7l gene encoding syntaxin-7, which gives rise to MAYQYGKVQDPNVLTQTIISNIQKITQQTSEIQRIVNQLGTPQDTTELRQQLQQKQQNVNHLAKETDRCVKEFGSLPVTTEQRQRKIQKDRLINDFSNALANFQKAQRQAAQKEKEFVARVRAESRVSGGFPDDSFGGNGNPFESGGQAQVQSQSQEVAITEEDLQLIQERETSIRQLESDITDINEIFKDLGMMVHEQGDMIDSIEAHVETADLHVQNATQQLAQAADYQRKSRKKICILIVVLVVLAVVVGLIIWASVKG